A part of Pantoea vagans genomic DNA contains:
- the fruA gene encoding PTS fructose transporter subunit IIBC — MKTLLIKDPVLGLASAYMAQQRLAAAAPAAGLTLTDNPADAELAIVLGKNVPDDAALNGKAVWLGDIQLAVREPDTFLNRAKAEAKTWQATAAVATPAGAAAAAPAQTGAPKRVVAVTACPTGVAHTFMAAEAIQAEATRRGWWVKVETRGSVGAGNAITPEEVAAADLVIVAADIEVDLAKFAGKPMYRTSTGLALKKTAQELDKAVAEAKPYKAAAAGQSNTSEEEKKGGAGAYRHLLTGVSYMLPMVVAGGLSIALSFAFGITAFKEQGTLAAALMQIGGGSAFALMVPVLAGFIAFSIADRPGLTPGLIGGMIATSINAGFLGGIIAGFIAGYAAKLISGKVKLPQSMEALKPILIIPLFASLITGLLMIYVVGKPVAGIMNGLTHWLANMGTANAVLLGAILGGMMCTDMGGPVNKVAYAFGVGLLSSQTYAPMAAIMAAGMVPPLAMGLATLVARRKFNKGQQEGGKAALVLGLCFISEGAIPFAARDPMRVLPCCIVGGAVTGAISMAIGAKLMAPHGGLFVLLIPGAITPVVGYLMAIIIGTAIAGLSYAVLKRPEEQLAKA, encoded by the coding sequence ATGAAAACGCTGCTGATTAAAGACCCTGTACTGGGACTGGCTTCCGCTTATATGGCGCAACAACGTCTGGCTGCGGCCGCACCTGCTGCGGGCCTTACTCTGACTGACAACCCTGCCGACGCTGAACTGGCGATCGTGCTGGGCAAAAACGTGCCGGACGATGCGGCGCTGAACGGTAAAGCGGTCTGGCTGGGCGATATCCAGCTGGCAGTCCGCGAGCCGGACACTTTCCTGAACCGGGCGAAAGCCGAAGCCAAAACCTGGCAGGCAACCGCTGCGGTGGCCACACCGGCTGGCGCTGCTGCTGCGGCACCGGCTCAGACTGGCGCGCCGAAACGCGTGGTTGCCGTTACCGCCTGTCCGACCGGCGTGGCGCACACCTTTATGGCTGCCGAGGCGATTCAGGCCGAAGCGACCCGCCGCGGCTGGTGGGTGAAAGTTGAAACCCGCGGTTCCGTGGGAGCCGGTAATGCGATTACCCCGGAAGAGGTGGCTGCTGCCGATCTGGTGATCGTCGCTGCTGATATCGAAGTCGATCTGGCGAAATTTGCCGGTAAGCCGATGTACCGCACCTCAACCGGTCTGGCGCTGAAGAAAACTGCGCAGGAACTGGATAAAGCGGTAGCAGAAGCGAAGCCGTATAAAGCGGCGGCTGCCGGACAGAGCAATACCAGTGAAGAAGAGAAGAAAGGCGGCGCGGGGGCTTATCGTCACCTGCTGACCGGTGTTTCTTACATGCTGCCGATGGTGGTCGCGGGTGGTCTGAGCATCGCCCTGTCGTTCGCTTTTGGTATCACAGCTTTTAAAGAGCAGGGCACACTGGCTGCGGCACTGATGCAAATCGGTGGGGGCAGCGCCTTTGCCCTGATGGTACCGGTGCTGGCGGGCTTTATCGCCTTCTCCATCGCTGACCGTCCGGGCCTGACGCCAGGTCTGATTGGCGGTATGATCGCCACCAGCATCAACGCAGGTTTCTTAGGCGGTATCATCGCAGGCTTTATTGCCGGTTATGCGGCGAAGCTGATCAGCGGCAAAGTTAAGCTGCCGCAGAGTATGGAAGCGCTGAAGCCGATACTGATTATTCCGCTGTTTGCCAGCCTGATTACCGGCCTGCTGATGATCTACGTGGTGGGTAAACCGGTTGCAGGCATCATGAATGGCCTGACGCACTGGCTGGCCAACATGGGTACGGCGAATGCGGTCCTGCTGGGTGCGATTCTGGGCGGCATGATGTGTACCGATATGGGTGGTCCGGTAAACAAAGTGGCTTACGCATTTGGCGTCGGCTTACTGAGCTCGCAGACGTATGCACCGATGGCAGCCATTATGGCCGCCGGTATGGTGCCACCGCTGGCGATGGGTCTGGCTACGCTGGTTGCCCGTCGTAAATTTAACAAAGGTCAGCAGGAAGGTGGTAAAGCGGCACTGGTTCTGGGTCTCTGCTTTATCTCTGAAGGGGCGATTCCGTTCGCTGCCCGTGACCCGATGCGCGTGCTGCCTTGCTGTATCGTCGGCGGCGCGGTTACCGGCGCGATCTCCATGGCGATTGGCGCGAAACTGATGGCACCGCACGGTGGACTGTTTGTCCTGCTGATCCCTGGCGCAATCACCCCGGTTGTCGGCTATCTGATGGCGATTATCATCGGCACCGCGATTGCAGGTCTGAGCTATGCGGTTCTGAAACGTCCGGAAGAGCAGCTGGCGAAAGCCTGA
- the nfo gene encoding deoxyribonuclease IV, with the protein MKYIGAHVSAAGGVDQAVIRAHEIEATAFALFTKNQRQWKAAPLSTEVIDAFRAACETYKFSPQQILPHDSFLINLGHPVEEALEKSRVAFIDELKRCDQLGLTLLNFHPGSHLHQIEEEACLKRIAESINIALDQTQNVTAVIENTAGQGSNLGFRFEHLATIIEHVEDKSRVGVCIDTCHAFAGGYDLRTEADCETTFAEFERIVGFDYLRGMHLNDAKSAFDSRVDRHHSLGEGNIGKTAFSWLMKDPRFDGIPLILETINPDIWKDEIAWLKAEQQG; encoded by the coding sequence ATGAAATATATTGGCGCACACGTGAGTGCGGCAGGTGGCGTGGATCAGGCCGTGATCCGCGCCCATGAAATAGAAGCCACCGCCTTCGCCCTCTTTACTAAAAATCAGCGTCAGTGGAAGGCCGCCCCGCTCTCCACCGAGGTGATTGATGCTTTTCGCGCCGCCTGCGAGACGTACAAATTCAGTCCGCAGCAAATCCTGCCGCACGACAGTTTTCTGATTAACCTTGGTCATCCGGTTGAAGAGGCGCTGGAGAAATCCCGCGTGGCTTTTATTGATGAACTGAAACGTTGTGATCAGCTTGGCCTGACGCTGCTTAACTTCCATCCCGGCAGCCATCTGCATCAGATTGAAGAAGAAGCGTGCCTGAAGCGGATTGCAGAGTCGATTAACATTGCGCTCGATCAGACGCAGAACGTGACCGCCGTGATTGAGAATACCGCCGGTCAGGGCAGTAACCTGGGTTTCCGCTTCGAGCATCTCGCCACCATTATTGAGCACGTCGAAGATAAGTCGCGCGTCGGCGTCTGCATTGATACCTGCCATGCGTTTGCCGGCGGTTATGACCTGCGCACCGAAGCGGACTGCGAAACGACCTTTGCTGAGTTTGAGCGCATTGTCGGCTTTGACTATCTGCGCGGCATGCACCTGAACGATGCCAAAAGCGCCTTTGACAGTCGCGTTGACCGCCATCACAGTCTGGGTGAAGGGAATATCGGCAAAACGGCGTTTAGCTGGCTGATGAAAGATCCCCGGTTTGATGGCATTCCGTTGATTCTGGAGACCATCAATCCCGATATCTGGAAAGATGAGATTGCCTGGCTGAAAGCCGAGCAGCAGGGATAG
- a CDS encoding YeiH family putative sulfate export transporter has product MTELSIPKTHYPVALWFPGLLLTAAIAGTASWLAQQPAIAAAGLGSLTLAIMLGILVGNSFYTPLASRCDSGVALAKQKLLRLGIILFGFRITLQQIADVGFSGILIDALTLSSTFFITCLLGIRLLKLDRDTVWLIGAGSSICGAAAVLATEPVVKAAPSKVAVAIATVVLFGTLAIFIYPLLWPLAHHLFPGLSAAHFGVFTGSTIHEVAQVVAAGHSISPEAENSAVIAKMLRVMMLAPFLLCLSAVIRGKRNASQARQAVTFPWFALLFIAVALFNSLQLLPAALVAMLNEVAGLLLAMAMAALGLTTRFGALREAGVKPLLLGALVFGWLIAGGGTINLLVQHFMG; this is encoded by the coding sequence ATGACCGAACTGAGCATCCCTAAAACGCATTACCCCGTTGCGCTCTGGTTCCCTGGTCTGCTGCTGACTGCCGCCATTGCCGGGACTGCCAGCTGGCTGGCGCAGCAACCGGCAATTGCAGCAGCAGGGCTGGGTTCACTGACCCTGGCGATTATGCTGGGCATCCTGGTTGGCAATAGCTTTTATACCCCGCTGGCGTCGCGCTGCGACAGCGGCGTGGCGCTGGCTAAACAGAAGCTGCTGCGACTGGGGATCATCCTGTTTGGCTTTCGCATTACCTTACAACAGATCGCTGACGTCGGTTTCAGCGGCATCCTGATTGATGCACTGACGCTGAGCAGCACCTTCTTTATAACCTGCCTGCTGGGCATCCGGCTGCTGAAGCTGGATCGCGATACCGTCTGGCTGATTGGCGCAGGCAGCAGTATCTGTGGTGCCGCAGCCGTGCTGGCGACCGAGCCGGTGGTGAAAGCCGCGCCGTCAAAAGTCGCGGTGGCTATCGCGACCGTGGTGCTGTTTGGCACGCTGGCGATCTTTATTTATCCGCTGCTGTGGCCGCTGGCGCATCACCTGTTTCCGGGGCTGAGTGCCGCGCATTTTGGGGTTTTCACTGGCTCAACCATTCATGAAGTGGCGCAGGTCGTGGCTGCCGGGCATAGCATCAGCCCGGAGGCTGAGAACAGCGCCGTGATTGCCAAAATGCTGCGGGTAATGATGCTGGCGCCGTTCCTGCTCTGCCTGAGTGCGGTAATCCGCGGCAAACGCAACGCGAGTCAGGCACGTCAGGCAGTGACCTTTCCCTGGTTCGCCCTGCTGTTTATCGCGGTTGCGCTGTTTAACTCGCTGCAACTGTTGCCTGCGGCGTTGGTGGCCATGCTGAATGAGGTGGCGGGTCTGCTGCTGGCAATGGCGATGGCCGCGCTGGGCTTAACCACCCGTTTTGGCGCGCTGCGTGAGGCCGGCGTTAAACCGCTGCTGCTGGGCGCGCTGGTATTTGGCTGGTTAATCGCGGGCGGCGGCACCATCAATCTGCTGGTGCAACATTTCATGGGCTAG
- a CDS encoding YkvA family protein: MIVSRLRRWATLIKKDVFVLWFAFRDPRTPWWNKLGMLGLVAYGVSPIDLIPDVIPFVGLLDDAVIIPTGVMILLRLLPREVRISSSERAQSQRSRGKKMAGWLVVIGLIWLALIIYLVRHSLS; encoded by the coding sequence ATGATAGTTTCGCGTCTGCGCCGCTGGGCGACGCTGATCAAAAAAGATGTGTTCGTGCTGTGGTTCGCCTTTCGCGATCCGCGCACGCCCTGGTGGAACAAGCTGGGCATGCTGGGGCTGGTTGCTTATGGGGTCAGCCCGATCGATCTCATCCCGGATGTGATCCCGTTTGTTGGTCTGCTGGATGACGCGGTGATTATTCCCACGGGCGTCATGATTCTGTTGCGTCTGCTGCCGCGTGAGGTGCGCATCAGCAGCAGCGAACGCGCACAGTCCCAGCGTTCGCGCGGCAAAAAGATGGCAGGCTGGCTGGTAGTCATCGGGCTGATCTGGCTGGC